GATGTGGCCGTAGTGCGGCAGCCCAGTGGCGAACGGCGGACCGTCGTAGAAGGTGAACTTGGGCCTACCGCTGGCAAGCTTGTTGGCGGTGTGAAACACGTCGATCTCCTTCCAGTGCCGCAGGAtcgcctcctcctccttggGGAAGTCGACCTTCTCATCCACTGAAACAGTTAGTACACGCGCCAGAAAGGCACACACCTGGCAGGAAAGTGGCGCTGGCCGCGGATCCTTGCGCCATCGCGCTGTTCAAACGGACACcggcagccgcagctgaaaATGAAAGGGCTGCAACAGGGCGGCGCCGACGGAGGGAAGGCGGCGGAGAACGTTGCAGCGAAATCAAGAAACTCCCTGCAGTAGTGAAATGTGTATGCCGCACGCAGGCGCGGAGCATAAGTAATGGACGCCGGTGGAAGGCAGCGCCCCGAGCGGCACTGGCGCCTGACCCCAGCGGAAATGGGAATAACACCAGCCCTGGCGCCCCGCACTTTGTTTCGTACAGCAAGGCGTACAATACGATGTCAAAGGTTATTGCCGCGCTGCTCATAACCCAGGTGGCGCGCGCGCTCTGCCTCAGGGTGTCTGGAGGcgcacagcagcagcgcgcaGGCGCTTTCGTGCTGCCTTCCACGGCTATTCACGCCGAGCCGGCGCCCAAAAGGCCGTTACGACACGGCGCGGAGGCGgtgtcctcgtcgaacgAACCGCTGCCGCCGGTCAAGGGTTAGTAGACAGCCTTCCACGGCGCTCATCCTTACGCAGCCTACGTGCCGCCACTCGCGCCGGGCGACCTCAAGTACATGAACCAGACGCTGCACGGCGATTTCAGACCCGCCAACAACTACGTGCTGATCGTCAAGCAGGAGGCTCAGGAGTACTCGGCCGGAGGCGTGTACATCGGAAAGCAGGTACGCCAGATGGACTGCACCCACAGCGCACGCAGCCAAACAAGGAATTCGCCGGCCGGGTGCTGGCAGTGGGACCGGGAAGAGTGGTGCCGGAGACAGGGTGAGTTTGTGCCAGTGGCAGACCCACGgcggcaccgccgccaacaaACGGCGTTGAGGCTGAGCCTGGCAGAATAAACCTCTGTCCTGGGGTATGATACACAGCGCTAAAATAAGCGGCGGGTGCAGAGAGGACCGTTTGCGTTCCAGCACGTCCGCCGGACAGTGCCACTCCCAGTGCCGGCAACACACCCAAAGCCACACCCAATCATGAGCATGCAGTGCCGTCATACCGATGACCGTCAAGGTCGGGGACATGGTGCTATACGACCCGCCAACTGAGGAGCCAGTGGTTAGTGGGACCAGCCGCAGCCGTCATCGACCGCAGATCACGTACAAGAACCAGCAGtgcgtgatggtcacggaGGACCAGATATACGCCCGGATCGAAACTGACGGGCTTTCGCCGCGGCCGCTGAGCTCTGCAGACATCAGGCCGCTATCGGACAGGTGATGCGTTAATGTGGCCCCCGTATATGCATTTGCCGCAGGCTGCTGGTACGCATCATCGACAGCCCGAAGAAGACGCAGAGCGGACTCGTGCTCGCTCGCGCGAATGAAACCGACGGCACCATTTTCCGCGCAACAGTGATATCGGCAGGGCCAGGGGAGTACACGCAGGACGGCAAACTACTGCCGGTCACCGAGTTCAAGCCCGGAGACACCGTGCTCTTCTCCGACGCGGCGGCAGACGGCGGCGCCTTCGATTTGCACCGCACCCAGCACGCCTTCGTCCGCCGTCGCGCGATACTCGCGCGGGTGTGAGCAATGCAGCTGGCTCGGCCGGACGAAGG
This genomic stretch from Babesia bigemina genome assembly Bbig001, chromosome : III harbors:
- a CDS encoding chaperonin, 10 kDa family protein, putative; translated protein: MSKVIAALLITQVARALCLRVSGGAQQQRAGAFVLPSTAIHAEPAPKRPLRHGAEAVSSSNEPLPPVKAYVPPLAPGDLKYMNQTLHGDFRPANNYVLIVKQEAQEYSAGGVYIGKQPNKEFAGRVLAVGPGRVVPETGAVIPMTVKVGDMVLYDPPTEEPVVSGTSRSRHRPQITYKNQQCVMVTEDQIYARIETDGLSPRPLSSADIRPLSDRLLVRIIDSPKKTQSGLVLARANETDGTIFRATVISAGPGEYTQDGKLLPVTEFKPGDTVLFSDAAADGGAFDLHRTQHAFVRRRAILARV